The sequence below is a genomic window from Gossypium hirsutum isolate 1008001.06 chromosome A11, Gossypium_hirsutum_v2.1, whole genome shotgun sequence.
ATTTACAAAAGGATTTGTTTAACTACAGTGATGTGTGTAATTTAAATGATTGATTTCTTTTAACAATCgtattataaagaaaaataatatattttaatgtatttaaatttaCGTCTTCCTACATTAATAATAATGTTCATACCCGTATCTAAATTCTAAAACTATGTTAAAAAatccaaataacataaattattattttgatggtgCATGTTTCCTAGAATTAGATGGGTAGATGGAAATAAAACTTGCAAGAATTCCTAAGAATCCAAACGCCACTGATGTTCTAACTTCTGGTTGTTCAACATGCCACATCCATGAAAAATTCACCCACTCCCTCTCTCATGTTCCCATATATCCTAAAAAGTAAAAGCCCATGATTCatttttttaaggaaattaaaaaattataattaaatccgATAATTTGtactaataaaatattaaatgggGTGATAACACTTTTTATCTccttactttaaaaacaaaagaaaaccaaaTTGAGACCaaagctgaaacttgggaacatGTTAGTGGATTATGTCCAAATTCAAACTGACTAATCATTTGggctctaaaaattaaaaaaatcccaaTGATAAATGGACGTTGTAAACAAGTGACCCCACAGCCTCCTGCATGAAAAAGGTTGCTAGCACTTGCTGATGGCTAGGCAGCTTTGGAGCTAAGACATGGAAGAAAGTTGACCCCACTTTGAAACACAATCCAAAAACATTGTTCTCCATTTCTCTCTCTATTATCTCCTTATGATCCTAGCTTTATTCATTTGAATTTCaaatccatttttttttcttttttttgagaaAGAACACACAGAATAATATATATTGCAGAAAATTTGAGTTTTGGAAAAAATTTGCCAACAGACATGGGAGACTCAGCTTGTCTCATGCAACCATTTTCTTACACTGCAGGCATTCCCAATGAATCCAAGGAGGTCAGTTGAGGTTCCTCCTTCCATTGGTCCTACTTCAAATAATGAATTCATTCAAACACACCATATGGATggtattaattaatataatcatGGTTTGAACTCGCTTTTGTTATGGAACTTTTGAGTTTCTAAAAATGGGTATAATTTTAGACTATTGAAAGTTTTGAGTTTGAAACTTGTAGAAATGCGAAAACTATGCAGGGCAACCCAGTTGCTGTTCTTGGACAGTCAATATCTTTTGGGAGATTTATGTCAGATCAGTCCTTAGCTTGGGAGAAATGGTCAACTTTTTCTCACAAAAAATATGTAGAAGAGGCTCAGAGATATGCTAGACCCGGTTCAGTTGCTCAAAAGAAAGCTTTCTTTGAAGCTCATTACAAGACCCTTGCAGCTAGGAAAGCACTGCTTGAGCAAGCCAAAGCTAATGAAGGTATGGTTCAGGATATTGGAACCGAAGTCTCAGAGATAATGAACTTAAGCTCTCAAATGGCAGCCCTTGGCCATGAAGAAACTGGCTCCATTTATGATGGTAAAGAGAATAATAACTCGGATTTTGTCGAGTTTGAGAGCAGCATAGTGGAAGGAGGTGACTCAGTTGGTGAACACAATGTTCttttggaaattaatttgaaGAATGAAGCTGAAATTAAAGATTTGGAGCTTAGTGAAGCAACCCATGTGGAGAATCTCGAGAAGAAGGTTAACCAGTCGAGAAAGCTTGAGGAAGTAATGGAATTGGAGCTCAGTGAAGAAACCCAGATAGGGAAACCTCTACTTAAGATGTCGAGTTATGGAAGAAGAACCAAAGTGCCATCTTCACCTGCTATTCGTCCCAACAAAGGGAATAATGTCACTCCAATGTCCAACAAGTCTGCAATGGAGATTTCTGATAGAAAGAGATCAActccaaaatcaagtcataagtTTATCAACTCCACCCCTGCAAAAGAAATCAGTAGATTAACTTCCACCATTATTAGAAAGATAGGTGGTTCAAGAATTGCTTCCAATTCTAAACCATCTAAAGAATTCCCCACGCCTTTAAGGACTTCAAACATGGTATCATTTTTTCTCTGCAACTTTGTCATTGTGTTATTCTAGTTCTTGCCATGGATGATAAGTTGcggttttttttttctatgttcTGCAGGCCTCTACAAGTGGAAGACCAAAGCAGTCCTTAGCCACTCCATGGTTGGAAAATAGAAGGTATCAGACATATATATGACTAAGAAAAATGCTAGTTAAATTGAAACTACTAAGAAATGTTTCCACATGTATGCATTACAGTGCTAGAATGCCCTTTAATTCCTCAGCCAGTGTGAGCAAAACATCTCGTGGAAAATGGAACCTTCTTCCAACAGAGTAAGgaacttccttttatttaatgtttcactACTGTGAACCAGAAAAGAAGTAAAAATTTTTCATAGTGATCAAGAATATTGTAAGAAACtatgtttttatgaattttttgaaGTATTAGAATGGCACGTCCATGTCGGATGCAAATCCAGATATAGGGATGACCATTGATAAACTAGAAAATTTTGAACATGCCCTTGTCAGTTACATATCTTACCCGACACTTGCATCCGAATAACATATGTAAGTGTTAACAATGGTGCCTGCAGGAAAAAATCCAAGTACCCTGCTATATTTGCACCTTTCAGTTTGAGAACTGAAGAGAGAGCTGCAAGAAGAAAACAGGCATGGCTCTCAATACAACCACCAGTTTAACCTTTGTGTTGTTACCATATTTATGTATTCACTCACTCAAATTTACTTCATATTTCCCTTTTCAGAGGCTTGAAGAGAAATTCAATGCAAGTCAAGAACAAAAAGTAGAGCAGCAAACGACACTCAAGGTAACTTGTGTGCTTAAATCCTGAACGGAGCATCATTTGTTCTATCTTTCATAGGATCAAAAATCAAAACCACCTTGTCCTGTTCTATAGAGCTAATTAAACAGGGGGTTCTGTATTATATTTTTCTCTCTATATAAACATTTGCAGAAAAAAGCTGAAACAGAACTGAAGAAACTACGTCAAGGCTAGACCAATTCcagatttttttaaagaaagaagAACAATTAAAGATGAAATGCAAAAGGTATACAAATCTAGTTTTATCTCTGATGATACTAAAAATACACTTACACTTGAATTCGAGTATATTATATAGTTTCTCGTCTTCATTTTCATAGGTTCCATTGACGCGACCAGAATCAGCTGGCGTAGGAAGAAAATCCACTCCCAGGAAAGCAAATAATCATTTCCACATCAAAAGTCTTCAGTTAAGAAGCAAATTTCAGTTGCAATGGCTGCTAATCACATTTGATAAGATTAAACACAAGTTTGGATGCCTAAAATTGGATGGAAATAGAAGGCTGTCCGGAaattcccttttaattctttttaattcatGTTTGTATGCACCTTTTGTTTGGGTATTTAATAGAGCAttgttttatttagaaaaaaggcTAAATACAAACAAAAGGCAATACATGGAAAGATTGAGTCTGCCAATCACAGTTCTCTCAATAAACACCACCCTTCATCTTCCTCAATGTCTAGCATGAAATCCACATCACAATAACTCGTatcgtcgtcgtcgtcgtcgtcatCGTTCTGCTTGTCATGCAGAGACCAAAACTTAGCCAGAAAATCATCATTGTCGTCGTTGTCGTTAAGAACGTATGTACCAACATCCTCATAGACATAATCATGATCATTGACATGATTACCaatctcatcatcatcatcatcatcattaaaaCTATACAAATATTCCAAAACTCCAGTGGCAGAAAACCCGGAAAATTTGAAACCGGCCAAATTACATGTCCTAAACTTTTGAGTACCCTTTGACTTGTCCTTGGACTTACTTACCGGATTCAAATGACACTCAACACAATGTAACCTCCCACATTTTCCACTAAACTTGGAATGGTTGCTGGCCTTTGGTGTCACCGTGGAAAACGATCCAGAAACCGGGAGGGAATCGAGTGTCTGTACACTTCGGGTTTTGGGTTTCGGGTTCCAAGGAGATAGGTGGACTGGATAAGTCCGAACCACGCCTTGTTGGGGAGCCTCCCTCTTCATTAGAGGGCCTGAGAAATGAATGATGAGTGTGATAAATGAAGTTGGTTATCTTACtgattatcaatttatttatagAAAAGAGAAGTGGGTCCGTGTCCATATATGCTTGGGAAGCAAggagttttttttgttttgtctGGTCATGATTCTTGTTAGGCAAGGAGTTCATTTGCTTGGTACCAACGAAAACATGTCAATGACTTTTCCCTGCTTTAGCTGTTGCGTGTTGACCAGCTAGAAATCTTATCCTTTCTCTAGGGTTGAGcaaaacttatttaatttttttctaataacGTAATTTAGTTTTCCGACTTTAAGTGacttgaatttataaaaaaaatacaaaaacaattaaaaataatctttaaaaatatttataaaagaattttttaaattttttaaatatatattcaaaaaattaaaaattattaaaaagttactaaaaatcattttaaaaaatgctaaattataatttttttaaattataaaatgataatcttgagaccataaatttttattttgttttcaaatatACATGGTATCTATGtaattatgttttttaatttggaatttaattatatTGTCAACAAGATTTATGACcgttttaatctttttattttattagaaacaaatttATTTGACTTAACTTGAATTCACTCTGACTTTATTTGGAAAAAGAAATTCAACCATTCACCTGActaacttaaaatattttctcATGATTCGGTTAAATGCTCACTTCTACTTTTTTTCGTGATCaccgaaaaaatcaaaaatcaatttaaattataatgTTTGGTTTAATTTTCAACCTTAAAAAATCATAACTAATTgaacttattaaaattttatttttataatataaaaaaatatttttttcttaaattaacaaaacaactcaaaagaaaactatataaaaaatatatttcaaacttttttttaaaaaattatgaaattgaatccaTAATGAAATTTAAGATTCGGTTATTTAGGATATTCAATTgggtatttaaaaaatttagaatcacATGCACCCaacaaaattgaattattattataccttgtgaaaatcaaattaagtaaaaatactaAGAGTCAAATTACATTGTCTTTTCTACtcaaaattagtaaattagtttttatatattagatTTAAAAGTAAATAGatcttttaagttaaaattttcatccatttgtattgttaaaaactaacgTGGTTGATGAAATAATCAGATAGTGACATGTGACGTATCATATATATCTcatgctaaaataaaaattttaatttttttatctaaatagtaaaaataaaatacaatttgaaTCCTAATACAGGTGCTGCATTTACTTTCCAATTTTGTTACCATACATCATCAGCAGTGTGCCCATATTCAGCTTCTAGTAGTGTATATCTATATCAACAATTCGATCACAATCAAAGTTAGACAGCAAAGTTAATAAAGTACAGATGTTCTGCAAACTTGCATAATTTGTTTGTTTCACAACGAATTCAGATGTATGGTCTTCTTTCTATATACAACAGGGAaagaaaaactaataaaaaagatTATGACTTTTACATATTATGACATTGTAATTGTTTTTCCTGCATATAGAATTACATTGTTTACTACTATGTGAGTTGCCAAGGCTTTACACATTTTCCGAGGCGGTTTCATCGAAAGACTTGACAAGTGGCTCCTTGCCCTCTCGTTCGAGTTTAGAACGAAAGGTTGCTTTCTTAGCAGGATACAACAAATAATGTTGACACATGAAAATAATGTCGAAGAATATGGATACCTGAAAAAGAATTACACCACAGTTAATCATGACAAAGAACATACAAGAATTACATAATCTGATTTAAAATGCAGtgacattgacaaaaatttgaaGCAATAAATCCAATTTGCAAGCTAAGTTCAGCTTTTTACTTCTTGCTTGCTGGATTCCGCTTGGGTCATTACATGCAAGACTTCCGTATGCATTTTTCAAGGAATACTCGTTAAAAACCGGGGAGAATTTACGCTAAGGAAAATGGCAGATCCTCTTTATCGCATATAAACCGGCAAAAGATCACCGAGCACCAAGACAGTAGCATTGATGGAGTAAATAATGAAAGCAAATAAGGTGGGAGAATATCACATACCAAAGAAAGCAATGTTTTCCCTATATTTCCATAAAAGTTCACCCAAGAATCTGAAAAAGAAATTAATCTcacaattaatattattatatgaagCATAATGTTGGACCATGAGATTGATCGGTGAAGAAGAACCATACTTTGATCTATAGACTGTACAGCCATCTGTGCGTAATTTGCCAATCCTCCAACAAAATCAAGCAAAATGTTTCCGATGCTGAACCCATCTGTACTCTTTCGTGCAAAGTTCATGACTGCCTGGAATTCAGTGATATAAAACTTTGTAAGCATAAAAATCAAGCAACTTCCTATGTTAGAAGTGCAGCCAAGGACACTATGCAACCATGTTGGTTTTTAGAAGAGACTAGTTAAATAATGGGCACCGACATCGTGCCCTCATGTGATTTGAGGAAACCAAGaagcttttctttttcaaaatcattcttattctttctttctttcctcatTTTCCTCCATAAGATCTGAAATTTAACTGCTCGAGGAAAAGTACTACCTTTTGTGCTAATAGACGTTTTCCATAATTGAGCCAATAATGCATCATCAATCAGCTTCATCAACACGAAAATCTAATAAATGATTCGAAACATATCAAACAGGATGATATCTAACCTGGGGAATATATTTGATCACAGTCATGAAAACTTGTATCGAGCTGCAACAAAATTTAAACAGTTGTTTACATTGGAGCTACCATGTCGTTTACTTTCAGTTTCTCACATGCATAAAAAGGGTTAAAAACCAACTTACTTAAAGATGGAGATTAACCAAAGCCATGATTGGCTAGGCAATGCTATGAAGAAACAAATGGCGGCGATTAACCACACAGCAATGACGATTCCCACAGAAATCTTAGATACCTTTTGCGTCCCACGCTGCATAAAACCGAACCAATGAAACATTGGTATTCAACTTACAAAGCCTAGGATAAGTACTTACCCAAGCAACAAAGAAACTAGTGAAACTTACATCAAAAATCACAATTTGAAACAAAGTAATAGCCGTCAACAAAACAGCATGTATTGAGAACGCGACATCATTAGCAGCTACTGGGATCATCTGCCTCAAGCACAAAGTCAATAAACcaaaaaagaaatgaataaatatatgaaatcCATATAATTTCAgtgaaaaaaattcataaatccCCATTAACGAGAGGCATTAATTCATGATAATTTCTTGGGTTTTGGTGACACTAAGCTAAAATCCCAAACTTATACAAATGAACTACCAGAAATGAAGtttgttttcaattgttttaCTAGTTTGCTCAAGTACAACTAATTCACcaaataaaacataacaaaataagGAGGGGGGGGGGAGAGGAAAAGGGAATAATTGGAAAGAAACCTCTCCAGAGCCATATTTCTCAAAGTATTGCCTCTGAATAACAGGGCTGAAGTAGAGGCAAACGTTGTAGATCATATAAGAGGAGTGTTTTGTCAAATTCAGCAGCACGAAATCAAAGTTCAACCCAACAACGCTGTGATTTGGAACAAACAAAAGCAAAAACTTGGAGGATCAGGGAAAAGAATTTGAAACTGTAAAATTGGGATTTCAAGGAATTATAATGAGTACCTTTTTCTTCGAAAATTTAATATGACTTGAGGGTAGAAACTAATGGACCACGAAAAAAAGGCTAGCCAACCAAAAGTTTCGTACGTGATTTCCAGTGGAATTGAATTCCAAGAAgccattttttttttctgattttcccGGTTGGATTGGAGAAAATCAGAGATGGAAATTTTAAAAACCCAAAGAAGTTATGTTTTTTCTGTATCAGGTCCTTCTTTTGGGATATATTCGTTCTTTGCGTTCTCCACCTCTATAATCGAAGTGTTCGAttctattttctctctccttttttttttaacacCGATTCTTTTttctataatataaaaataaatattttgtcaataattttaaaatattatgcattgaaaatatatatattattttatacattagAGGCCATTTTTTACGGTCAACAGGTcgaaaaatattcatttttttttattttttcaaatagaatttaaagatttatttttttaatcaggTTGTAAAACTCCATGAAATCAAATAATtgtgactttaaaaaataattaaaattttaataactaaaatttaaatgtaatttttttatattttttatgtcgGTCCATATTCAAGATTTATAATTACCCCTCTCAATATTATCATCTTCAATATTTAAACTTAATCCTCCTGTACGATTGTTTTACCATTATACACAATTATTACACGCaactatttatttaataaatttaaatataaaatttctccTCTTATTATTAAGTCATTCTCACTTAAATATTTAAagcatttttaataaaatttaaactcttagtttttctattttactCAAAGCACATATCAACCAATAAAAAGTTAATGCATGGAACGATTTTTTAAAGGGACACATCgaacaatttttattaaaagtgATTTACTTTAGTATttgtatttataatataataatgcaTTTAATAGTTATTTGTAAGGGtgttaatattttagttaaatttgaattaattgatctaatttaattaatCGGTCAGTTAATTGATCTAATTCGATTAGAGgtcagttaataattttttaaaattttgttatcagttaattcggtttgaaattaaataactaactgaacttaataattaataatacaaattatatatagttttaatttagataattCGGTCAATTaaacattatcaatttattttttatatattttatacttgtttaaaaaaacaaacatataaatttcaagtaattcgattaactaaccaaattaaccgaaatattttgattcaattaattttaaaaaattaagttaagttaactgttaaaaattaaataattcagtTAATGCAGTTAATATTTAATATAGATATgtttatttaagatttttaatacttttaatgctattttactatttaaaataattcaaattttatttacctagatcaaataaaacacaaataagtaattaaaaagaatttattaTATCCTTTGAAATTTCCTATGCGGTAAAAGCaaacaaaatggaaaaaaaaaaagaaaaaaaacactcGCCAAagtcttcttattattattattcaagaCTGTTCACACATTCTATGCCGCGGCTATTCGCAAGCAAAATAcattttaatcatatatatatatataaagcgtAGATCCACCGGCCATGCATGTAGCGTGTTAAACCTTAGAAGTAAAAGAGTCCGAGTCCGGCAACAACGGTAACAGCACCAACGAAACTGGAGGCTTTGAGAGAAACGGCACTAGATGGTGATGGAGCGAGAGCACCGCCGTTTGGTGTAGGAGGGGAACTGCTAGTGCCAATGGAGGAGGAGGGAGATGAGGCGGGAGATGTTGAAGGCGATGAAGAAGAAGAGGTCTTGGGCACATCCGCCGCATAAGCCCCAACAACGGCAATGAGAACAAGGGCGACGACGAGCATAACTTGGCGAGCCATCTTTATTTGCtgggttaaattttaaaaataaaagaaatataagtAAATGTTTTTAATGTGATTCAAGGGAAATGCAGTAATATATTCTCTAATGTAAATAGAGAAACACTGCAAAACGGTTGAATGCTTTGAAAAGAAGGCAGAGGCTGAGGGTTTGTATAGGGAATGCGAATGTCATCGTGGCTTCTATTTTGGTAAATCAACCATTTGGTCTACCGATTTTCgtggggtttttatttatttatttaaattagttGATAAATAAGGGGGTAGTtatatatttttccatatttttagaTTAATTGGGTGTTAGTGTTCTATATTTTTACggttctaaatttgaaaaatatattttatgagtaaatatatatatttttgagctacgtgagtaaatatattaaaaacttttttatgttaatatttataatattgtataattaaatataaatataaatataaatgtgtTGATTGAATCTTAACTCGATTGAAATGATGTCAATGTAGGAATACGTGACTTTGAGTGCACTGAAGCGCATTATTCTCTTAATTTTGTGAAGGAAAAAGACTATAAATAGTTTTAGatattgtgtaaaaaaatatgagttaattataaaaatattaatataaaaatttaattataagtaaTTGGAATCTATatttaaattatgctattagtccctatatttaGTAAAAGTTATTGTTTTgatccttatatttttatttggttattttttatccttatactttttaaattttaaaattttagtcatcaccaaacaataattgttaaattcattaagtaaaGTTCtgctattttcaaaatctgattcgtcaaatatattatcatatgtttAATGCCATGCCAGCTTATTATTTTCACACATTATTTGCTAAAAATCCAATTAATAGATTACCGACTATCATTTGTGTTAACACTGAAATTTCAAAATCTGAAAAGCATAGAGACatagaatgatccaattggagaaAAAATCTAAATCTACAGCAGTACACATCCTATTAGACTAGTAATTAAGTTTAatctaacaaatttaacaattcaaaaaatacaggaactaaaattgaataaataaaaatacataaattaaatctacaatttttgtaaaatatatgaactaatagcaaaatttaacctataaacaaaacaaaagaatttGTCACTGAAACTTGGAAAGTTATATATTctatagttaaatattaaatttataaaaaacaatttgttatttgaaattataaattatattatacacTATTTAAGAGCATCATCGATATATTACACTCgttcttttataaaataatatcatatttaaatatatttttatatttatatatattatttactttcTTTTACGTGAGTATAGCATCATAATTTTTAATATCTGTTTTTTGATGTTATGCTTAAAATTAGGCATAATCTCTCTCCAATccttaaataaaatgaatattacgCTTCAACGCACTTGAACCCACGTCTTTTTACACTAGCAACAACGATGATGTCAACTGAAGTAAAACTTAATCGCTTGATATctacatatttaaatatatctCATTCAATATAATATCTTTCAAATGGAAAAGTATTTCACTAAAACGAAAACCAAATTGATAGTAATATTTTCAGAAGGTAAAAATTATTAGAGTGTGTTgggatttcttaaaaataaaagaaagttaaGTAAATGAAAGGAAATGATAAAACAAATGTGATTAAGCAAAAAGGGAATTGGGAATctcttgttttcttttattttttaatacctCAATTTGATGGAAAGAAACATAAAACAAACTAGATgatgtaaaaaattaattttgttctttaaagattttattattaacaatttatttttaattttgcaaaaaaaaaattaaaagaactcTTTTATCGTATcaaatgtatttaatatttttttatagttaggcatatatttattaaatttgtatttaaaaaattaacaatctcgtcattaatttttatcttttatgaAGAATATTGGTATTTttctataatatttaatttaatttaattttgttattaattatttatataaagaaaattttcaaaaaaaaattatatatttcatttcctttccacaaTATACCCAAGCAAAAGATGTTAAAGAGTTGTTTTCCGTTGTAAATTTTAACTATCCGAATAAGAAATATATACTTTCCGTTTTTTAACATTTccctattagtaaattttatattttagccactcaactttaaaaatttactaaattgttactgaattatttaaaagtttttatttaagtaactGAAATATTAAAATCATCGTCGTATGATCTTTTTTGTTCACACCATTTacaccaattgaaagctctcacttcccttctcttctatagtttagttttttttttacgaaACAACTTTGAACATTATGAACCTACGAACTAAATTCAAACAGCTTTCTTCTCTGATCTCCGACACTGATCCTTAGATCGActtagatctaaggtatgttctatTCGTCAATGGATACTAATACACTATACCAATTGTCAAATTATCGCTTAGAGCTTATTAACCAAActtaaaaaaggaaagaaaaaaaacttaataactcAATGACCTAAATAAAAAccttcaaataattcaataatttaaatgaaaatttttaaataattcaatgatcattttgtaacatttttaaataatttgaccaaaatataaacttattaataatttaatgacttaaaTGTTATTTgttctaattatatttatccaaataTAATGTTAGCTTTCCcttaccttaaaaaaaaaaaactatccaACCGAGGAAAAAGGATATTCTTTTCCCTTGATTTTCTTTTGTAACATGGGGTTagttttatccaattttttatgacaaaaataaaaaccaaaaataaaattatcaattaaattaaaacctTATGGGATCTAATGCTATGACAGAAACGGACCATAATGAGAATTGAGACCTTTCCACCTAAAGCTTTTAGAAATTCCCATTACtcttaaaaatgttaattttaattaaatctcttttgaaaaatttatcaaaattaaaaagtttaaaatttattattaaatcctccaaaaaatattaaattaatatccaTCCGCCACTAATGTACTGTGTTAAACCAAATCAAGCTTAAACTAATTCAATCGGTAAAAAACCGATAtacaacaggaaaagaagccgaaaatcctttttatttttatttttatttttttccaaaaacaattatatttgtttaacaaaaaataattttttagaagaTTTAAAATTCATCTCACAGTGCTTCGATTTGGAGAACGGCAGCCATTTACAAATAATCAATAACTGAATTAACAATCACTAATAGATATAACAGTGACAATCTTTCATTTACTAATCCAATATGACGTGAAAAATCAGGATTtaaattcacaggtttaaacgCCAGCTATATAGCTCTAAATTATACACATTTTTATACAAAAATCTCATTGCCGATGTCCTTCCGGCAATTGAACCACCTTGTGAAACGGTACCGTCCGCTGAGGCAAAGCTCCATCTTCCTCGTCATCGTCGAATTCCAGTAAATACCTAGACAAATAACccatatttaattaactaataataacaataacaaacaGTCCGAAATGAAAAGTTCATGCTCGGATACGTGGAGAAGATCGATAAAACGAGGAAGAACATTATTAGGCGGACAACAAGTGACCTATTTATCTGCTACATTAGGGCAAGAATTGAGGATGTCACTTACTCATCTGATTTCCTCTGGAAAGACAGAAATGGTTGACAGCCCCCCATCGGTACACACAAGAAATTAGTGGTC
It includes:
- the LOC107922944 gene encoding protein WVD2-like 7 isoform X2 produces the protein MNSFKHTIWMGNPVAVLGQSISFGRFMSDQSLAWEKWSTFSHKKYVEEAQRYARPGSVAQKKAFFEAHYKTLAARKALLEQAKANEGMVQDIGTEVSEIMNLSSQMAALGHEETGSIYDGKENNNSDFVEFESSIVEGGDSVGEHNVLLEINLKNEAEIKDLELSEATHVENLEKKVNQSRKLEEVMELELSEETQIGKPLLKMSSYGRRTKVPSSPAIRPNKGNNVTPMSNKSAMEISDRKRSTPKSSHKFINSTPAKEISRLTSTIIRKIGGSRIASNSKPSKEFPTPLRTSNMASTSGRPKQSLATPWLENRSARMPFNSSASVSKTSRGKWNLLPTEKKSKYPAIFAPFSLRTEERAARRKQRLEEKFNASQEQKVEQQTTLKKKAETELKKLRQG
- the LOC107923538 gene encoding uncharacterized protein — translated: MKREAPQQGVVRTYPVHLSPWNPKPKTRSVQTLDSLPVSGSFSTVTPKASNHSKFSGKCGRLHCVECHLNPVSKSKDKSKGTQKFRTCNLAGFKFSGFSATGVLEYLYSFNDDDDDDEIGNHVNDHDYVYEDVGTYVLNDNDDNDDFLAKFWSLHDKQNDDDDDDDDTSYCDVDFMLDIEEDEGWCLLREL
- the LOC107922944 gene encoding protein WVD2-like 7 isoform X1, translating into MGDSACLMQPFSYTAGIPNESKEGNPVAVLGQSISFGRFMSDQSLAWEKWSTFSHKKYVEEAQRYARPGSVAQKKAFFEAHYKTLAARKALLEQAKANEGMVQDIGTEVSEIMNLSSQMAALGHEETGSIYDGKENNNSDFVEFESSIVEGGDSVGEHNVLLEINLKNEAEIKDLELSEATHVENLEKKVNQSRKLEEVMELELSEETQIGKPLLKMSSYGRRTKVPSSPAIRPNKGNNVTPMSNKSAMEISDRKRSTPKSSHKFINSTPAKEISRLTSTIIRKIGGSRIASNSKPSKEFPTPLRTSNMASTSGRPKQSLATPWLENRSARMPFNSSASVSKTSRGKWNLLPTEKKSKYPAIFAPFSLRTEERAARRKQRLEEKFNASQEQKVEQQTTLKKKAETELKKLRQG
- the LOC107922759 gene encoding cystinosin homolog — protein: MASWNSIPLEITYETFGWLAFFSWSISFYPQVILNFRRKSVVGLNFDFVLLNLTKHSSYMIYNVCLYFSPVIQRQYFEKYGSGEMIPVAANDVAFSIHAVLLTAITLFQIVIFDRGTQKVSKISVGIVIAVWLIAAICFFIALPSQSWLWLISIFNSIQVFMTVIKYIPQAVMNFARKSTDGFSIGNILLDFVGGLANYAQMAVQSIDQNSWVNFYGNIGKTLLSLVSIFFDIIFMCQHYLLYPAKKATFRSKLEREGKEPLVKSFDETASENV